The proteins below come from a single Eubacterium limosum genomic window:
- a CDS encoding DUF3786 domain-containing protein — protein MLNSEIEAAIEEKRKDKLPYDHYKNLIKNKDPLEIAEKSTCPYDPEKQLFTVTLMGEEYKVKYPEGDVLLKDGTAFDDYKPMTMILRYLLNAQGVPPMGTTIAYRDISGGNHYFKSFEGRCLKRFAFTFNYDVEGLKRAMEKLNAEPKKHGDLSYRFEFINNMYLTVILWLGDDEFPPESQILFDSNITSGFDAEDLAVMGDIFIPALKRLAKAD, from the coding sequence ATGCTAAATTCTGAAATAGAAGCAGCCATTGAAGAGAAGAGAAAAGATAAGCTGCCCTATGATCATTATAAAAATTTAATAAAGAATAAGGATCCCTTGGAGATTGCGGAGAAATCTACCTGTCCTTATGACCCGGAAAAACAGCTGTTTACAGTGACGTTGATGGGTGAGGAATACAAGGTAAAATATCCTGAAGGCGATGTGCTTTTAAAGGACGGGACTGCCTTTGACGATTATAAGCCGATGACTATGATCCTGCGTTATCTGCTTAACGCCCAGGGCGTGCCGCCGATGGGCACAACCATTGCATACCGGGATATCTCGGGTGGAAATCATTATTTTAAGAGCTTTGAGGGCCGATGCCTGAAGCGGTTTGCCTTCACCTTTAACTATGATGTTGAGGGGCTGAAGCGGGCCATGGAGAAGCTGAATGCAGAACCTAAAAAGCATGGTGATCTGTCCTACCGGTTTGAGTTTATCAACAATATGTATCTAACCGTGATCCTCTGGCTGGGAGACGATGAATTTCCACCAGAATCACAGATTCTTTTCGACAGTAATATTACCTCAGGCTTTGACGCGGAGGATCTCGCCGTAATGGGTGACATCTTTATCCCTGCGTTGAAGCGGCTGGCAAAAGCAGACTGA
- the acsD gene encoding acetyl-CoA decarbonylase/synthase complex subunit delta: protein MPFKKAEQKFSGKINECVIGVGDAAVTLGGEKGLPFLSGEGSAPVVGVEILDSYPEDWEKCLVDAYGDVVKDPAAWAKYVQDNTDAQFIALKLISADPNGANKSSEECVEIAKAVEAAIDLPLVVAGCNNAEKDGDLLVKVSQALSGKNAVLFSAVEDNYKSVGVAGNADGHKVSGQSAVDINLAKQLNILLTQLGVDGGNIIMDVGTAAVGYGFEYVASTMDRIRLAALGQNDTDLQMPIMTNVGDEAWGVKEAVFTEEEAPEWGNQEERGIAMEVSTAASCLIGGSNAVIVKHPESAKVIKNFIKELVG from the coding sequence ATGCCATTCAAAAAAGCAGAACAAAAGTTTAGTGGCAAGATCAATGAGTGTGTAATTGGTGTTGGAGATGCAGCAGTTACTCTCGGAGGAGAAAAAGGATTACCATTTTTAAGTGGTGAAGGAAGCGCACCGGTTGTTGGTGTCGAAATTTTAGACAGTTACCCAGAAGACTGGGAAAAATGTCTGGTTGACGCTTATGGTGACGTCGTAAAGGATCCTGCAGCATGGGCAAAATATGTACAGGATAATACAGACGCACAGTTTATCGCATTAAAATTAATCAGTGCCGATCCTAACGGTGCTAACAAATCATCTGAAGAATGTGTTGAAATCGCTAAAGCTGTCGAAGCAGCAATCGATCTTCCGCTGGTTGTTGCAGGCTGCAACAACGCTGAAAAAGACGGTGATTTACTGGTTAAAGTTTCTCAGGCATTGTCTGGCAAAAACGCTGTTTTATTCTCAGCTGTTGAAGATAACTACAAATCTGTTGGCGTAGCAGGTAATGCTGACGGTCACAAAGTATCCGGCCAGTCTGCTGTTGATATCAACCTTGCAAAACAGTTAAATATCCTGTTGACACAGTTAGGTGTTGACGGTGGAAACATCATCATGGATGTTGGAACCGCTGCTGTTGGCTATGGTTTCGAATATGTTGCTTCCACAATGGACCGTATCCGTTTAGCCGCTTTAGGCCAGAACGATACAGACCTTCAGATGCCAATCATGACCAATGTTGGCGACGAAGCATGGGGCGTAAAAGAAGCTGTGTTCACAGAAGAAGAAGCTCCTGAATGGGGAAATCAGGAAGAACGTGGTATCGCTATGGAAGTTTCCACTGCAGCTTCTTGCTTAATCGGCGGCTCAAACGCTGTTATTGTTAAACATCCGGAATCAGCTAAAGTGATTAAAAACTTTATCAAAGAGTTAGTAGGTTAG